One Mustela nigripes isolate SB6536 chromosome 5, MUSNIG.SB6536, whole genome shotgun sequence DNA segment encodes these proteins:
- the LOC132017289 gene encoding histone deacetylase complex subunit SAP18-like: MAVESRVTQEEIKEPEKPIDREKTCPLLLRVFTTNNGRHHRMDEFSRGNVPSSELQIYTGMDATLKELTSLVKEVYPEARKKGTHFNFAIVFTDPKRPGYRVKEIGSTMSGRKGTDDSMTLQSQKFQIGDYLDIAITPPNRAPPPSGRMRPY; encoded by the coding sequence ATGGCGGTGGAGTCGCGCGTTACCCAGGAGGAAATTAAGGAGCCGGAGAAACCGATCGATCGGGAGAAAACGTGCCCGCTGCTGCTGCGTGTTTTCACCACCAATAACGGCCGCCACCACCGAATGGACGAGTTTTCCCGCGGAAATGTACCGTCCAGCGAGCTGCAGATCTACACCGGGATGGATGCAACTTTGAAAGAACTGACTAGTTTAGTAAAAGAAGTCTACCCAGAAGCTAGAAAGAAGGGCACACACTTCAATTTTGCAATTGTTTTTACAGATCCTAAAAGGCCTGGCTATCGAGTAAAGGAGATTGGCAGCACCATGTCTGGGAGGAAGGGGACTGATGACTCGATGACCCTGCAGTCGCAGAAGTTCCAAATAGGAGACTATCTGGACATAGCAATCACACCTCCAAATCGGGCACCACCACCTTCGGGGCGCATGAGaccatattaa